In Rhodohalobacter mucosus, the genomic stretch AGACCGCAGCCAGGGCTGCTTATGATATGGGACTTAGAAAAGTAAAGGTTTTTGTTAAAGGTCCCGGTTCCGGAAGAGAGGCCGCTGTTCGTGCTCTCGCAACCAGCGGATTGGAAGTAACCTCCATTATGGACAGAACTCCGATTCCCCATAACGGATGCCGTCCTCCAAAAAGACGAAGAGTATAAATTTAAGATCTGAGTAAATAAATGGCACGATACAGAGGTCCAAAACAGAAAGTAGCACGACGTTTCAAAGAACCAATCTTTGGTCCGAGCACAGCCCTTGAAAGAAAACCCTATGGGCCTGGGCAGCACGGCAGAAGTCGGTTTACCCGAAAATCGGAGTATGCAATCCAGCTTGATGAAAAGCAAAAAGCGAAATACACCTATGGATTGCTCGAGAAGCAGTTCAGAAATCTTTATGAGAAAGCAACCCGGCAGGAAGGTGTAACCGGTGAGGTTCTGCTTCAGCTGCTGGAGTCAAGACTTGACAATGTTGTGTTCAGGCTCGGCTTTGCAAGAACAAGACGGCAGGCTCGTCAGCTGGTTTCACACAAGCATATTGTCGTGAACGGACAGGTTGTTAATATTCCCTCATATCAGGTAAAGCCAGGCGATGTGGTAACGGTTCGTCCGAAATCCAGAAATCTGGACCTGATAGATGAAACTCTTGAAAGCTACTCTACGAGCAAGTACAAATGGCTCGAAACAGATAAGAAAACCAAGACCGGTAAGTTTTTGAATCTTCCCGTTATGGAAGAGATACCGGAAAATATCAACGTTCAGTTGATTATTGAGCTCTACTCTAAATAATAAACCAGTTTTTAAACATCCAGCTATGAACAGCTACAGTTTACAAATGCCCGACATTCTTGAAGTTGAAAAAGAGTCGGAAAATTTCGGAACCTTCATCCTTCAGCCTTTGGAACGGGGTTTCGGCGTTACCATTGGGAATTCATTTCGCAGAGTGCTCCTCTCTTCACTGCCCGGACTGGCAATTACTGCTGTCAAGATAAATGGCGTTGATCATGAGTATTCAAGTATCGACGGTGTTAAGGAGGATGTCTACGAAATTATCCTCAACCTGAAACAGGTACGTTTCAAGCAAGTTGAACAAAGCGGAGGTGTGATTAATCTTACCAAAAAAGGCCCGGGCAATTTCACCGGAAAGGATATCGATGACGCCACGGCCGATTTTGATGTTCTTAATCCGGATTTGGTGATTGCCACACTGGCAGACGACGTTGAACTCGATATGGAGCTTCGTGTTGGACGGGGCAGGGGATATGTACCTGCAGAAGAGATGGCATCTGATTTTGAGGATGATGTGAACCTTATGGCAATTGATGCCATTTTCACTCCAATCAAGTCTGTTCAGTTCGAAGTGGAGAATGTCCGTGTAGGACAGCGTACTGATTATGAAAAACTGGTGCTTAACGTCACTACGGACGGATCACTCAATGCCAAGGAGGCGCTTACCATATCAGGTAAGATTCTTAAGGAGCATATTGAGAAGTTTATCACGGAAAAAATTGAAGAGCCATTCACGCAGGAGGAGGAAGAGGTTGATGCCGAGAAGCAGCGCGTTGCAAGCCTGCTGAAGACCAGCATCGAAGATCTGAATCTGAGCGTAAGGGCGTACAACTGTCTGAAATCAGCCAATATCAATAATATTGCGGAACTTGTTTCCAGGGAAGAACAGGATCTTCTCAAATTTCGGAATTTCGGTAAGAAATCACTTTCTGAATTGGTTGAGGTAATCGAAGAAAAGAATCTGGAATTTGGAATGGATGTATCCAAATATCTGGACAAATAAGAGGAAATAGGAAATGCGTCACCAGGTAAAAGGTAGAAAATTAGGAAGATCGACTCCTCACAGAAAAGCGACACTGCAGGCATTGAGTGTTGCGCTGATCAAGGAGAAGCGAATTAAGACAACTCTTCCAAAAGCTAAAGAGTTAAGAAGATTTGTTGAGCCAATTATAACCAAGGCGAAAAACGATACAACTCACAACCGCAGGCAGGCATTTGCTTCATTAAGAGACAAGCATGCTGTTACCGAATTATTCGATCACATTGCTGAAGAAGTTGGTGATCGTCCAGGCGGATACACACGCGTGTTGAAAATGGGTACTCGGTTGGGAGATGCTGCTGAAATGGCGGTTATTGAACTGGTCGATTTCAACGATGTGAAACCCGAGAAGAAAGAGGCCAAGAAAAAACGTACTCGTCGAGCGGGAAGATCCAATAAGCCTGCTGACGCTGATGATTCATCCAAAAAAGAAGCATCAGCCAGTAAAGACAAAGGAAAGAAGGAAGCTCCGAAAGCGGCTGCACCTGAAGACGGTGAGACCGCTGCAGAGGAAGCTGAAGTTTCAGCAGTTGAAGAGCAGGCGGAAAAAGAAAATGACAATACTGAAGTGAAGACTGCCTCCGCTGAAGAAGAAGCTGTATCCGGAGAAGAGGATGATACATCGGACAGCGAGGTTAAAGCAGAGTCTGATGC encodes the following:
- the rpsD gene encoding 30S ribosomal protein S4; this translates as MARYRGPKQKVARRFKEPIFGPSTALERKPYGPGQHGRSRFTRKSEYAIQLDEKQKAKYTYGLLEKQFRNLYEKATRQEGVTGEVLLQLLESRLDNVVFRLGFARTRRQARQLVSHKHIVVNGQVVNIPSYQVKPGDVVTVRPKSRNLDLIDETLESYSTSKYKWLETDKKTKTGKFLNLPVMEEIPENINVQLIIELYSK
- a CDS encoding DNA-directed RNA polymerase subunit alpha, which encodes MNSYSLQMPDILEVEKESENFGTFILQPLERGFGVTIGNSFRRVLLSSLPGLAITAVKINGVDHEYSSIDGVKEDVYEIILNLKQVRFKQVEQSGGVINLTKKGPGNFTGKDIDDATADFDVLNPDLVIATLADDVELDMELRVGRGRGYVPAEEMASDFEDDVNLMAIDAIFTPIKSVQFEVENVRVGQRTDYEKLVLNVTTDGSLNAKEALTISGKILKEHIEKFITEKIEEPFTQEEEEVDAEKQRVASLLKTSIEDLNLSVRAYNCLKSANINNIAELVSREEQDLLKFRNFGKKSLSELVEVIEEKNLEFGMDVSKYLDK
- the rplQ gene encoding 50S ribosomal protein L17 is translated as MRHQVKGRKLGRSTPHRKATLQALSVALIKEKRIKTTLPKAKELRRFVEPIITKAKNDTTHNRRQAFASLRDKHAVTELFDHIAEEVGDRPGGYTRVLKMGTRLGDAAEMAVIELVDFNDVKPEKKEAKKKRTRRAGRSNKPADADDSSKKEASASKDKGKKEAPKAAAPEDGETAAEEAEVSAVEEQAEKENDNTEVKTASAEEEAVSGEEDDTSDSEVKAESDADAAGTDSEAEDEESDEKK